Proteins found in one Quercus robur chromosome 2, dhQueRobu3.1, whole genome shotgun sequence genomic segment:
- the LOC126709399 gene encoding putative pumilio homolog 8, chloroplastic → MEKDLRDWVSSRSLSLGSPSSLSPLYEQLEPPQTSSSFDQTLMLSEFSRLSVSSSSYNNNNRRRSSSSNSNNRALNMGSGYDLANGVGGVDHFLPCSFQPERENQRVGEFGHLGAANTNLLEIFVPERNQLRQREYPNRLSWNGNGLVSDISMNSCGLVDGLGSKKSRFPNWLKESMNCWSLKDLRGMMLYMAQNQQWSRYLQCKMDGCTDEEKNWIFMELIEHVGKLMLHPFGNYVAQKLVEICSEHQRTQILQKVIETNSLVHMCLNNLGSRSIQKLLKHFTTQQQISMFMYALSPGTLALSKDLNGQHVIQHCLMHFSDEDNMHLLNEVANNCLKIATDRSGCCVLQKCLKHYKGALKERLVAGIIANALLLAEDQYGNYVVQYLLELRIPQITEDLLRQFKGSYFIFSSNKFGSNVVEKCLVETVEEHSASIMIELLRDPKCSMLLIDPYGNFVIQKALLVSKGYIRNALLELVQSNTPMMTSNLYGRKVLTFCQKELHINFRTRC, encoded by the exons ATGGAGAAGGATTTGAGAGATTGGGTTTCAAGCAGATCGCTGTCTCTTGGGAGTCCAAGTTCTTTGAGTCCTTTGTATGAACAGCTTGAGCCTCCACAAACAAGTTCTAGTTTTGACCAAACCCTGATGTTGTCTGAGTTTTCTAGACTCAGCGTCTCCTCTTCTtcctacaacaacaacaacagaaggAGAAGTAGCAGTAGCAATAGCAATAATCGGGCTTTGAATATGGGTTCTGGTTATGATTTGGCTAATGGGGTTGGCGGGGTGGACCACTTTTTGCCATGTTCTTTTCAACCAGAGAGGGAAAATCAAAGAGTTGGTGAGTTTGGGCATTTGGGTGCGGCTAATACCAATTTACTGGAAATTTTTGTGCCTGAGAGAAACCAATTGAGGCAAAGGGAGTACCCAAATAGGCTTTCTTGGAATGGGAACGGTTTGGTTTCCGACATATCTATGAATTCCTGTGGTTTGGTGGATGGCTTGGGGAGCAAGAAATCGAGATTTCCCAATTGGTTAAAGGAATCTATGAATTGTTGGTCGTTGAAAGATTTGCGTGGGATGATGTTGTACATGGCGCAAAATCAACAATGGAGCCGGTATTTGCAGTGTAAAATGGATGGCTGTACggatgaggaaaaaaattggatttttatgGAGTTGATAGAACATGTTGGTAAATTGATGCTGCACCCATTTGGTAATTATGTGGCTCAAAAACTTGTGGAGATTTGTAGTGAACATCAGAGGACTCAGATTCTTCAAAAAGTGATTGAAACAAATTCTCTTGTTCATATGTGCCTTAACAATCTTGG ATCTCGTTCTATACAGAAATTACTGAAGCATTTTACCACCCAGCAGCAAATCTCTATGTTTATGTATGCTCTAAGCCCTGGTACTCTTGCATTGAGTAAGGACTTGAATGGTCAGCATGTCATCCAACATTGCTTGATGCATTTTTCTGATGAAGATAACATG CATCTTTTAAATGAGGTGGCAAACAATTGTCTCAAAATTGCAACAGATAGAAGTGGGTGTTGCGTGCTGCAGAAATGTCTCAAGCACTATAAGGGTGCACTCAAAGAACGTCTGGTGGCAGGGATAATAGCAAATGCATTACTCTTAGCAGAAGATCAATATGG CAACTATGTGGTGCAATATTTGCTTGAATTGAGGATACCACAAATCACAGAAGATCTCCTGAGACAGTTTAAAGGGAGCTACTTTATCTTCTCTAGCAATAAGTTTGGTAGCAATGTTGTGGAGAAGTGCTTAGTAGAAACAGTAGAAGAACATTCTGCAAGTATAATGATCGAGTTGCTCAGAGATCCAAAATGTTCAATGCTTCTAATTGATCCTTATGGAAACTTTGTCATCCAGAAAGCTTTATTGGTGTCTAAG GGATACATCCGCAATGCCTTGCTAGAACTAGTTCAATCAAACACTCCAATGATGACCAGCAATCTTTATGGCCGAAAGGTGCTTACTTTTTGTCAGAAGGAGCTGCATATAAATTTTAGGACTCGTTGTTAA